Genomic segment of Hydra vulgaris chromosome 11, alternate assembly HydraT2T_AEP:
GTCAACCGTAATCGATCATTAAACGTTAAATTGAAGTGTTTGGTTTTTTCTTGCTACAATCAATTGTGCTATATTTATCATGGCAATTTATCTTGTATTACAtcgtgtaaaataaaatataaaaattttcccCTCATCCTGCGTAAATTGAATATATGACGTCACGAAGAAAACTTTGTTTATCTTCAAGACGAAAAATTTGAAGCAATTGATTTGgtgtattttctttttgttttctaattaaAACGTGCTCATTTGAAAATCTTAAGCGAACCGTTTGTTTGAGAAACAAAGACACCACCGCAACCTAACACGTGTTATCTGAAAAGAAGGAAAAATGTGATTTCATGAAGTCTATCGTAGTATTGTTTAACTGGAACAGTGGAATTTATAACtgcatatgaaattttatatatatatatatatatatatatatatatatatatattgatgtatatttgtataatgtTATATGTTTGTTACTATTTCAggttattattttagattaaaaatatgcaaattgCCGCCATGAGCGCTGCAGAAAGTAACTCGGTAAAAACGGAAGATAATTTTTCAAAGGAAGAGCATATTGACGTTGTTTCGACTGTAAGTGGAATTAACTCTAAACATCACTTTTCATCAGATTATATTGCAAAAAGTATTTCTCGCCacaatgaaacatttttatcttcTGCATATATTCCGACATTAATGTCCCTGGCTACATCAGAAAGCACCATTGGTTATCCATCGCCAGATTATCGAAATTATAGTTATAGAAATGGATCTCCACCTTATATCGATAAAGCCCCTACATTAAGTCAAAAAGATGATAGTACTCAAAATTCCGACCAACCTTCACCATCTACAACTCCGTTAGAAGACAAACACGTATGGTCAAAAGCTGAGGTTGAGTTGCTCTTAGacttatatgaaaaaaatcaagatCAGCTTAAAGATCCACGTGTTAGAAAAACAAGAGTGTGGGAAGACATTGCAACTGCTATACGCGAAAGTCTAGATTCCGATGTTAATGGATGTCAGTGCAATCAAAAATTTCGTAATCTCAAAGCAGATTTTCAAAAGGTTCAGGAACACAACGGACGACCCGGCAACTTTAAACGTATATGCAAGTACTACGATAGATTGGTCAATTTATTGAACTATTCGCCGTATGCTcagcaaaaaacattttcaaactcTATAAACGTCAATGGCGAAACGCCACATAATACGccacattattttgaaaatgagaATATACCACCCCTTCCTTCGTTAAAACGTAAGTTCAacgatatatatttaaatggaCATACAAATAATCTACTCTCCAATAGTCATATTGAAAACTTTCAATCCAAAAAGCCGCGCTCGCAATGTCAATGTGAATGTGGCGAGGAGATTGCAAGTTTACGCGAAAGCATAGAACGAACAAATAGATACATTTTAGCGCGAGCAGCACACGAAGATGATCGTGTTCGAAGGTTAGAAGATGTACATCGTGAAAAGTTGATTGCAATGAGTAGATTCGCTGACATATTTAAAGACTATATACATAAAATTGTATAACATAACGGATAAACTATACTggcattttgtaaatattttcatagttattttGTCTCTCAAAAGTTTTCTTAATCTATTTTACGTCATGTTTATTAATGAACCTGTTTTTGtgctcaaacaaaaaatttggttGAATCACAAACCCCAAATAATTCTGCAATCTGATTACTTAGAGAATTTCGGTTTATCGgcccaaaaaaaatataaatttttttatcatgtcttaaaataaggttttttaaacGGAATTAActtttgttgcattttaaaaacatttttttcttggtCACTCTGCGTAAAATCCAGTTTcacttattttattgtaaatacttCTTTACATCGAATATGATAATGggatttgatatttattacatagaaaatattattaatctttaaaaataaactaacaaatttttgcaaaaaacacacttttttgtttaaaaagtttttagaggcGTTAGTTGATAAAAAGCACTTACTTTCGATTTATACCTGcaagtaaaaaagttaacatttaatttaaacccaTAAGCttaagttttgaaaacaaaatttctttattttaaaacgctttgaCATCCAAAATTCGGAGGATattcaacaaattatttaacagGCTAGCAGTATTTTATGTTCGACAAATACTTTGAATAAACTTACCatcgttttattttaattgtttaagcgtaaataaaataaattacactcGGAAAATACCaatagcttaaaaaaaatattttaatatcatatttCACTTAACGTTCAAAATAAGTACCAAATATTGACAGTCAGTTGACTAAAGCCGAATGcctaattgtaaatttttattaaacaacaaatttataaaaaaaagttacttaaatttctaaaataacttttttgttgttgtttaaaaccaaaatcatttattattagaagcttttgttgtttaaaacGTTTGTTTATTGCAGAATTTAATTTGTTCAAATCTTTTGTATTTCGTTTAAAATAAGGcgactttttatataaaaaatatttttgtctttgtGTTGATTTTATTACGGAATCGCTTAACGATTCTTCGATAAAATTTGTTCCTGCTTAAATTTAACACGTGACATGTGGCTGACTGGATTGACAATTATTTAAGGAGTAATAGGGtataaagaacattttaaaaaactgtaaaaaaaaaaaagaaaagtgttttaaaataattagttatcACTAAATGATAACTATTTAATGACAGTTTTAAGTACTGGTAACTAACGCGGCTCGTGAGAActtatacaaaagaaaattattattgtcTTAAAGACATCGTAACAGGTTTTCTTTTATCTACTATtccaaatatgaaaatgaagatGAACAAATAATCGCGGCTTTAAAGTATAAACCAAAGCAGAACAATAGCGCACACTATTAACTCACAAATCGGATTTGAGCGCTTTATGCAGACAAGTAAACATAAAGCATGTGTGATTTCTAATAATAGAAACAAAATCTACAAATATCAATAACGAGTTAACCAAGTCAATAACTTTTACCGTCTAATATCATAACATGTGTACAGGACCGAGCTAAACGCGCGCATTTGTTTCCACTAGGTAGTGTGAATTgctattaatataatttacgaGTTTACAATTTACTATATTATGATTTATAACacaggtcaacaaaaaaaaaaattttttctggtgccgagcaaacaatttgtttcttgtatagcatttctcattttgatttcaaataagtAACTCTTTTTTTACCATcaggtcaagttgtaaagatatttagGTTCAAATCTTAAGTATTTAGGGTAAAGTCCCTAATATTGCggaaaaaagttattcaaaagtatgtcaacctaggtctcaaaagaagcgtattttcatagagattttagaaaacataaatatttttctttaaaatttattgaccaaaaaattatgtgaaaaaatGCTAAAGATATCCAGCGTTATCCACCCCTATCCAGCGTCCTTGGCCTTTGCAGCAGTCAAGTTTTTTTGTCAAAGctttaattataattgtaactaaaagaaactttgtattttaaagtgaaaaaagttACTCATGAGAAACACctttttatatcaaaatcaagtaaaatatgaaacaattattgtcaaaataattcataaatattttggcATTTTATATTAGGGTAGCGACATATAGGGACACTTAAGCAATAAATGCTAATTGCGGACAAACTAATCATAGTTAAcactgtttttttataaatttcctaataataataacttctaataataataattcctgatattttccaaataataaatattcctTTTACATTTTGCAAGTGGGCGGGGCAAAACGGGAAAGTTAAAATGCAGCAGTTATTCATCAAttgtaaagatttaaaaatcataaaaaatgaaatctatTAATCGTCTAAATATTTTCAGACATTAAACTCTCAAAAAAGGTAACACACCCATAGAAA
This window contains:
- the LOC101237947 gene encoding uncharacterized protein LOC101237947 — encoded protein: MQIAAMSAAESNSVKTEDNFSKEEHIDVVSTVSGINSKHHFSSDYIAKSISRHNETFLSSAYIPTLMSLATSESTIGYPSPDYRNYSYRNGSPPYIDKAPTLSQKDDSTQNSDQPSPSTTPLEDKHVWSKAEVELLLDLYEKNQDQLKDPRVRKTRVWEDIATAIRESLDSDVNGCQCNQKFRNLKADFQKVQEHNGRPGNFKRICKYYDRLVNLLNYSPYAQQKTFSNSINVNGETPHNTPHYFENENIPPLPSLKRKFNDIYLNGHTNNLLSNSHIENFQSKKPRSQCQCECGEEIASLRESIERTNRYILARAAHEDDRVRRLEDVHREKLIAMSRFADIFKDYIHKIV